A genomic segment from Drosophila miranda strain MSH22 chromosome 5, D.miranda_PacBio2.1, whole genome shotgun sequence encodes:
- the LOC108164459 gene encoding dynein heavy chain 8, axonemal isoform X2 has translation MDPDRNVKRLRKLFGVSRTILKRAARRPSVSDQEREEQQRKRFQFLREMRQQRISSLGANHRYVLEICADMCGLDTEEVVTGVVDENKYVENLNGLFNERGPMAIMLSNAEMMGYPTESGRYQEKLKYTEIQRTICLRADSVDMIGKWMVVYRHHNDRSIENRTVSDEVAMFMINAEERNACLNVVKTFIDYVLKPSVEAVTEFGLAEKEQLQKFFHILNMYNTFLKSSEATVSSRVLFDVSHDLFKGFLLVRWQIEASSKIVTRVRLVERYFEQWLRQIQGILVEGKQIQRDTPDVGPLQMLVNWRRMLARYTSITEFVTSRAFNNHKDCLTLSRSSKLLNVVS, from the exons ATGGATCCAGACAGAAATGTTAAACGCCTACGGAAGCTGTTCGGCGTGTCTCGTACTATATTAAAACGGGCAGCACGTCGTCCTAGTGTAAGCGATCAGGAGCGTGAAGAACAGCAGCGAAAGCGATTTCAATTTCTTCGAGAAATGCGTCAGCAGCGGATATCTAGTCTTGGTGCTAATCACCGGTATGTTTTAGAAATATGTGCAGATATGTGTGGCCTAGATACAGAGGAAGTGGTAACAGGGGTTGTGGACGAAAATAAGTATGTCGAGAATCTAAACGGACTATTTAATGAGAGAGGCCCAATGGCAATCATGCTCAGTAACGCGGAAATGATGGGTTATCCTACCGAGTCTGGACGTTATCAAGAAAAGCTCAAGTATACCGAAATACAGAGAACTATCTGTTTACGGGCCGACTCAGTGGACATGATTGGTAAATGGATGGTTGTTTATCGGCATCACAATGACAGGTCCATTGAAAATCGTACAGTGAGCGATGAGGTGGCAATGTTTATGATTAACGCAGAAGAGCGAAACGCATGCTTAAATGTAGTTAAAACCTTTATCGATTATGTTTTAAAACCATCGGTTGAGGCTGTAACAGAGTTTGGTCTGGCGGAAAAAGAGCAACTTCAAAAGTTTTTTCATATACTTAATATGTATAATACGTTTCTCAAATCCTCAGAAGCAACTGTGTCTTCGCGTGTACTTTTTGATGTGTCACACGACCTATTCAAAGGGTTTTTACTAGTAAGATGGCAAATTGAAGCAAGCTCAAAAATAGTGACGCGTGTTCGTCTAGTTGAGAGGTATTTTGAACAATGGCTCAGACAAATCCAGGGGATACTAGTTGAAGGAAAACAAATTCAGCGTGACACTCCAGATGTAGGTCCATTACAAATGTTGGTGAATTGGCGACGTATGCTGGCAAGATATACTTCAATTACAGAGTTTGTTACATCACGGGCATTTAATAACCACAAGGACTGTTTGACCTTATCACGATCATCAAAACTATTGAAT GTCGTCTCCTGA